The Aquitalea magnusonii region TTTGCCGCCCATCATCGCGCGCTTGCAGCAGCAACATCCGCAACTGAAGGTAGAACTGGTATTGACCAACCGGGTGCAGGATCTGCTGCAGCGCGAGGCCGACATTGCCGTGCGCATGACCAAGCCGCAGCAGGATGCGCTGATTGCACGACACATCGGTGATGTCATGCTGGGCTTGCATGCGCATCAAGACTACCTGGAGCGCTGCGGCACACCGGCAACGCTGGACGAATTGGCCACGCACACCCTGATCGGCTTCGACAAGGAAACACCCTTCCTGCGCGCCGCAGCAAAAGCACTGCCGATACCGACACCGGGCGGTTTCTCGCTGAGAACCGACAACGATATCGCCCAACTGGCGCTGATCCGTGCCGCATGCGGCATCGGCGTGTGCCAGATTGCACTCGCCCGGCGCGATGCAGCGCTGGTGCGGCTGCTACCGCAGCAGTTTGCACTCAGCCTGGCTACCTGGATTGTGATGCACGAAGACTTACGCAGCACACCACGCTGCAAAGTCACCTTCGATGCGCTGATCAACGGCCTGCAAGCACACATCCAGCAAGGACAGCCACCGCACGGCACCAGCCAGTAACAAGGCCGCCACCAAAGCGCAGCATGCTCCCCTCACCACCCGTGCCGGAAGAGCGTGTATGCCAAGCGCGGCAAACCGCTTGCGTCCGCGTAGCGTGAATTAAGCCGCAGCCGGGTTTCGGCCCTGGACAGTGACGGTCAGTCTTGAAAAGCAGATATTCAGAAAGGTCTGGCTTCACCAGCCTGCGTGGCTTGTCACACAGGGCCGTTGGATGATGACTCAGGTATCTTGGCAAGCGACAGCACATGAATGCCTTCAACAATTGGCAGACCGACACCAGCCGACAAGGGATACTCCGCTACCTCCCCGGTAAGTACATAACCACGCCGCTGGTAGAACGCCAGGAGTTCTGGCCGTGAAGACAGAACCGACATATTGAGTAGCGATGCCTTGTATGGTATTAGACTCCAGCAAATGTCCAACTCCGAATATTTCTATCCGTCGACGCCAATAAAAAAAGGCACCATCCGTGGATAGTGCCTTTCTGTGTGTGGCGGGTACTTAATTTGCAGGGAAGGGCTGAGTATCTGGCGTGGTGTACTTGATCAATTCCGTCTTTACCCAATTATAACGTCTACCGAGCAGATCGGCATACGAGGATTCAATTTTCACGAATGAACCAATTGAAGGTGCATACCAACACACCTCTTGCCATGGCCCGCGCCGGTTGGTTTCATCACTATACCATGAGCCATTCCTCTTGATTCGGTATGTATCAAAAACACCGGCCTTGGTTTCCACCTTTTCAGTAGCTTGGACAGAAACAGTTACCGGACCAATACGATCTTGGTATACATGTTCTTCGCCAACCGTGAGTGGCCACTTAAAGATTTGATACTCGGTGATATCACCGGTTTTTTTGTTTACAGCAAAGCTGTTCAGGTCTTTGTTCTGGAAGAACTTGTAGTTCCCTTCATTGTTGATGCCGTCGTAAGCGTACTTGCCATTTTTCATGCCCTTGAAAGTCAGTGTCCAGTGCTGTTTCTCTATCCCTGTAAAACCATCTACTCGCTGAAACTCATATGTGGAACCGGGTGTCAGAACGGGGGGCATGACATCCGCCGCATTGGCTGAGAGCACAGTAAACATGGCTACTGCGATCAGGATGGCTTTGGCTTTAATGGTGGTTTTCATGGCTACTTCTTTCTAATCAGCGATCTGTTATTAACACTATACCGACCCGACAATACCAAATCCATAGAGGTTCTGGGTGGAGTAAAATCTAGATTAACCTGAATTGTCTTCACAATCGCATCATATTAAATCCGCAATCGCTATCGAATAAATGTTCGGTGGCGTATGCCTCAGCATGACGCAGCATTTGCTTGCCAAGACCTTGGGCCTGCATGGCGGGATCAGTCGCCAGCATGCCGATGTAAGCGCCAGACCGGTCTCCTTGCACATGTACACAAGCGACAATCTTAGGCCCGAGGCACAACAGCAGAATCGTGGACTGTTCGTGAAGTAGCGAAAGAACTTGCTCAGCAGTCGTTCTTGCGCCAGCAATCAGATTCGCCTCGTGAGTCCAGCCCGCCTCTTGCGGCGAGGGACGGTAGGCTCGGTTGACAAGAGTGGCAATTTCTTGCGCATCGGCTTCACCCGCAATGCGTAGTTCAAATGACATTCGCGCTTTCATGGCTTAAGCCAGCTGATATTGATATTTACATGCCACTTCCGCGCGGCGGACGGGAAAGAGGGCTTGCCTGGCCAAGCCCTCCTTCACCGCCAAGGCCACCCCGGCAAGTATGGCCTGCGGCGGCCCGACAGGACCCGACCGAGGCGAGGCGCGCCTGAACTCGCGATTTGCTAACGTCAAATCGCTCAGACATTGCAGGCGATTACTTACCTCGCCCCGGCCACCCGTCGGCATGCTTGACGGGGCCCAGTGGGCGCGTTGGTGCGGTGGGGAATCAAGCAGATAAGACGATTCCGGATGCTACCAAATTGATTTCTGCTTACGACCCAAAGCAGTCTATGCCCTCATGAAAAAGTAGGCACTAACGTTTGAATTCATCCGACTGCGCGGCATTTCGCGCAGGTCCAGTGGAATGATGGGTTGGGAAGCATTTCATTCTTCGCTCTCTGTGTCGGCTGCCTGCGGCATGGCAGGCGGAAATGAAGACGACGGCTTTGTACTCAACTCTAGGAGCCGCGCAAATATCTTTTCCTCTGCGTTCAATGGTGCTTGCATGTTCTGTTGCCCAAAGAACGTAGCAAGGAAGCCGCAACCAGCGTGCAGCACTCCGATGAATATCTCTTCCAGATGACGCACGGTCGCGGCTTGAAATGCCTTAGTAGTTCTTTCGCCCTTCAAATGCGCGGAGTAGAAGTAGCTTGCACCGAAGGGAGAGCCGTGAATGATCTCGGATGAAAGAGAGTAGATCAGACCATAAGCTGCAAGTAGGCGTGACCCAGATCGCCGTCCCGCTAATTCGCCTACTCTCCTTATTCGGCTAGGCACATCGAGGTTAGTCCACGAGCCGTTACCCTTACCACTGAACTCGGGATACTTCTGCGTGAGCGTGGCCTGGGGATCAGGGTCTGAGCGAACTTCAATCGAGAACTCACCGCTCCCAAATTTCCGATTGTGGTGACGCCAAGCAGCAAAGTCGATGTACCGGATGGCTCGTGCGGCAACATTGTCCGATTCGGCCAAGAGATAGCTAGCGTTTACGAAGGATTCGATTGCCGATCTAGCGACCGGATACGCATCTCGAACCGGGATGCCGCGAAGCTTCGCCACATGCAGCAACGTTTCAAATGACTGACCTGCGGCCATAGCCAGAAACGTGCTTGTGCGCCGTTGTCCGTCACCAAGCGTACAAGTTAGCTTTTCCCCTTCGAAGCTTGCTGGGCCCTCCGACGCGACGAAAAGCGCGAGACGAAGAAATTCCTGCTGGAGCATGGCCAAGCCGCGCAGTGCATCAAGGAGCGGAAGCTCTTCGGTATCCATTACGAGGAACTAAAAAATGATGGGTTGGGCATCACTTGTTGGCGGCGGGCTTCCAATATGACTTCTCTTCCTCAGTCAGACCGGCAAGGATACGGTTGGCAATGCTTACAAGTTCTGCCGGAGAATTTCCGAAAGCTCGGTAGTTGGACAATACGTATCTCTTTACCGTATTAGGCCACCGACCATCATGATCAGCTTCCGCAATCGTCGATTTT contains the following coding sequences:
- a CDS encoding LysR family transcriptional regulator, giving the protein MDNAIGWELYRSFLSVLQEGSLSGAARALGITQPTAGRHIAALEKALGFALFTRSQSGLIPTAAALELRSHAESMHSAAAALQRAAESHGSGVQGTVRISASEVIGVEVLPPIIARLQQQHPQLKVELVLTNRVQDLLQREADIAVRMTKPQQDALIARHIGDVMLGLHAHQDYLERCGTPATLDELATHTLIGFDKETPFLRAAAKALPIPTPGGFSLRTDNDIAQLALIRAACGIGVCQIALARRDAALVRLLPQQFALSLATWIVMHEDLRSTPRCKVTFDALINGLQAHIQQGQPPHGTSQ
- a CDS encoding DUF5677 domain-containing protein yields the protein MDTEELPLLDALRGLAMLQQEFLRLALFVASEGPASFEGEKLTCTLGDGQRRTSTFLAMAAGQSFETLLHVAKLRGIPVRDAYPVARSAIESFVNASYLLAESDNVAARAIRYIDFAAWRHHNRKFGSGEFSIEVRSDPDPQATLTQKYPEFSGKGNGSWTNLDVPSRIRRVGELAGRRSGSRLLAAYGLIYSLSSEIIHGSPFGASYFYSAHLKGERTTKAFQAATVRHLEEIFIGVLHAGCGFLATFFGQQNMQAPLNAEEKIFARLLELSTKPSSSFPPAMPQAADTESEE
- a CDS encoding GNAT family N-acetyltransferase — translated: MSFELRIAGEADAQEIATLVNRAYRPSPQEAGWTHEANLIAGARTTAEQVLSLLHEQSTILLLCLGPKIVACVHVQGDRSGAYIGMLATDPAMQAQGLGKQMLRHAEAYATEHLFDSDCGFNMMRL